In Halorhabdus rudnickae, the following proteins share a genomic window:
- a CDS encoding ABC transporter permease: MYFTLATDRFLTVGNQLNLLEQVSIIGILATGMTFVIICAEIDLSIAQMLEFIGLLIAGLATGTVLGQSLPVPIAVLGGFAAAIALGGISGYITARFDVPSFMTTLAMLFLADGLGQFVSNNRPIGGLPESLVWLGSEATFGIPNIALTFLVLLAISQFVLSYTRYGLYIYAVGDNREAAERMGINITVMRLSVLVLMAVFTVVGAIVTMGRISIATPNMGANFLLPPIAAVILGGADLFGGSGNMIGTLIGVLILGALSNGLNLLGVDPAGQLMAQGIVLMIAVLVNVVGRD; this comes from the coding sequence GTGTACTTCACGCTCGCGACGGATCGGTTTTTGACTGTCGGCAACCAGTTGAACCTGCTCGAACAGGTTTCGATTATCGGTATCCTGGCGACGGGGATGACGTTCGTGATCATCTGCGCCGAGATCGACCTGAGTATCGCGCAGATGCTGGAGTTCATCGGGTTGTTGATCGCCGGCCTCGCAACCGGGACGGTCCTCGGACAATCGCTCCCGGTACCGATCGCTGTGCTGGGCGGCTTCGCCGCCGCGATCGCGCTCGGCGGGATCTCGGGGTACATAACTGCTCGGTTCGACGTCCCCTCGTTCATGACGACCCTGGCCATGCTGTTTCTCGCGGACGGACTCGGGCAGTTCGTCTCGAATAATCGCCCCATAGGGGGGCTGCCCGAGTCGCTGGTCTGGCTCGGTAGCGAAGCGACCTTCGGCATCCCGAACATCGCGCTTACCTTTCTCGTTCTTCTGGCGATCTCGCAGTTCGTGCTTTCGTACACACGGTACGGGCTGTACATCTACGCGGTTGGAGACAACCGCGAAGCTGCCGAGCGGATGGGGATCAACATCACGGTCATGCGGCTCTCCGTGCTCGTACTTATGGCAGTGTTTACCGTCGTCGGCGCGATCGTGACTATGGGCCGTATCTCGATCGCGACCCCGAACATGGGCGCGAACTTCCTGTTGCCACCGATCGCTGCGGTGATTCTCGGCGGCGCGGACCTGTTCGGCGGTTCCGGAAACATGATCGGGACGCTCATTGGCGTCCTCATCCTCGGTGCGCTCTCCAATGGACTCAACCTCCTCGGTGTTGATCCCGCCGGCCAGCTCATGGCCCAGGGGATCGTGCTCATGATCGCCGTACTGGTCAACGTCGTCGGCCGCGACTAA
- a CDS encoding CGCGG family putative rSAM-modified RiPP protein, producing the protein MASTPHDHDHDAEPVTDHVHDNSWSANLEQPEHADDRELVVRQAIEAIEHTASGHHVNLVTHENHGHPSAYLYGALEDEYDDGAIDWEFVDQCGCGGYVLRIHV; encoded by the coding sequence ATGGCCAGTACACCACACGATCACGACCACGACGCCGAACCGGTCACTGACCACGTCCACGACAACTCCTGGTCGGCTAATCTCGAACAGCCAGAACATGCCGACGATCGCGAACTGGTTGTGCGCCAGGCGATCGAAGCGATCGAACACACGGCCTCCGGCCACCACGTCAATCTGGTGACTCATGAGAACCACGGACATCCGTCGGCGTATCTCTATGGAGCACTCGAAGACGAATACGACGACGGAGCAATCGACTGGGAGTTCGTCGACCAGTGTGGCTGTGGTGGCTACGTCCTTCGGATACACGTCTGA
- a CDS encoding homing endonuclease associated repeat-containing protein, which translates to MNRHSNPGAKRSGALDSNRGDNSRSQRMHYLTEVDRLATKLGRTPTLTEMNEDGAYHSATYDDDFDNWSDAVQQAGYQPVSHSSPELPPHTSKRPWLAKEWVQQRARESAPVTGPPGRRRQRARSTAPTFPW; encoded by the coding sequence ATGAACAGGCATTCGAATCCTGGGGCGAAGCGGTCCGGCGCACTGGATTCGAACCGCGGGGACAACTCGAGGTCACAGCGGATGCACTACTTAACGGAGGTCGACCGACTCGCAACCAAACTGGGACGGACACCGACCCTCACCGAGATGAATGAAGATGGCGCTTATCACTCAGCGACGTACGACGACGACTTCGACAACTGGTCGGACGCCGTCCAGCAAGCAGGGTACCAGCCGGTCAGTCATAGCTCGCCGGAATTGCCTCCACACACCAGCAAGAGGCCGTGGCTGGCCAAGGAGTGGGTTCAACAGCGCGCTCGAGAAAGCGCTCCTGTAACAGGGCCGCCCGGACGGCGTCGGCAACGTGCCCGCTCGACCGCACCAACTTTTCCCTGGTAG
- a CDS encoding IclR family transcriptional regulator translates to MGDPADSGIQSVNITLSIIKVIQQRGKARISDLAAELDYAKSTIYQHLVTLEQNQLVTREGEAFRLSLSFLEISHDVKQQQYNYSIIKETVDELAKETGEYAQFGSEEHGQLIYVYRSGGSSDINEHFDLDIKESLHCTALGKAILAFMPEEQAQTIVAEQGLERLTENTITDPDILFDELESIREKRYAVDNEEFATGLRCVAAPVIENYRYHSEVLGSIGIFGPASRLTEDRLEGELGDQVKQFANLIEIASNTG, encoded by the coding sequence ATGGGAGATCCGGCGGACTCGGGGATTCAGTCCGTAAATATCACTTTGAGTATCATCAAGGTGATACAGCAGCGAGGCAAGGCACGGATTTCGGACCTCGCTGCGGAGTTGGACTACGCAAAGAGCACTATCTACCAGCATCTTGTTACACTGGAACAGAACCAGCTTGTCACGCGCGAAGGAGAAGCGTTCCGTCTCAGCCTCTCTTTTCTTGAAATTTCTCACGATGTCAAGCAACAGCAATACAACTATTCCATTATCAAGGAAACTGTGGACGAGCTGGCAAAGGAGACAGGCGAATACGCCCAGTTCGGCAGCGAGGAACACGGCCAACTCATCTATGTATACCGCTCGGGCGGTAGTTCGGACATCAACGAACACTTTGACCTCGACATCAAAGAGTCGCTCCACTGTACGGCTCTCGGCAAGGCCATACTGGCGTTTATGCCGGAAGAACAGGCTCAGACGATCGTCGCCGAACAGGGACTTGAACGACTGACCGAGAACACGATCACTGACCCGGATATCCTCTTCGACGAACTCGAGTCGATCCGAGAGAAACGATATGCCGTCGATAACGAGGAATTCGCGACTGGGCTACGGTGTGTCGCAGCACCGGTGATTGAGAATTATCGGTACCACAGCGAGGTTCTGGGATCGATCGGCATCTTCGGGCCAGCATCCCGCCTGACGGAGGATCGACTTGAAGGCGAACTGGGTGATCAGGTCAAGCAGTTCGCGAACCTGATCGAGATCGCCAGCAACACGGGGTAG
- a CDS encoding heavy-metal-associated domain-containing protein: MSKTTQLRVMDFDCPSCASTVEGALSNQEGVEDVEVHYSTGRVEINYDDSVADPATFEQTIENQGYTPQPA, translated from the coding sequence ATGAGCAAGACAACGCAACTCCGGGTTATGGACTTCGATTGCCCGAGCTGTGCAAGCACCGTCGAAGGGGCCCTCTCGAATCAGGAGGGCGTCGAAGATGTCGAGGTACACTACTCGACCGGCCGCGTCGAGATCAACTACGACGACAGCGTCGCCGACCCCGCCACGTTCGAACAGACCATCGAGAACCAGGGCTATACGCCTCAGCCCGCCTAA
- a CDS encoding ATP-binding cassette domain-containing protein has protein sequence MGNVAVDMADIRKSYGSIVALDEVNLSVRSGEVTALVGDNGAGKSTLIKCLSGVHSPDSGTIRIRGEEAFIDSPGKAKELGIETTYQDLALASNLSVAKNIFLGREEVLGPNRLFGVLNKSKMRAQAQELLEDLNIGDIDPDALAGDLSGGQRQLVAISRTLLTDPEIVIMDEPTSALSVEGATQVLDLIRELREQGITVLLISHNLDHVLDVADRIKVLYQGMDAGVLERDVATRDEIVSRMVSGLPDQQPEDTVA, from the coding sequence ATGGGTAATGTAGCCGTAGACATGGCGGACATCAGGAAGTCCTACGGAAGTATCGTCGCACTCGACGAGGTGAACCTATCCGTTCGGAGTGGAGAGGTTACGGCCCTGGTCGGTGACAATGGGGCCGGAAAGTCGACGTTGATCAAGTGTCTGTCGGGCGTTCACTCGCCCGATAGCGGAACTATCCGAATTCGCGGGGAAGAAGCGTTCATCGACTCCCCAGGGAAAGCGAAGGAGCTGGGAATCGAAACGACCTACCAGGATCTCGCCTTGGCGTCGAACTTGAGTGTGGCAAAGAACATCTTCCTCGGGCGCGAGGAGGTGTTGGGTCCGAATCGACTGTTTGGGGTCCTCAACAAGTCGAAAATGCGCGCACAAGCACAGGAGCTTCTCGAAGACCTCAACATCGGTGACATTGACCCGGACGCACTCGCGGGTGATCTGTCCGGCGGCCAGCGCCAACTAGTCGCGATCTCTAGAACGCTGCTCACAGACCCTGAAATTGTCATCATGGACGAACCCACGAGCGCGTTATCCGTCGAGGGTGCTACACAGGTCCTCGATTTGATTCGGGAGTTACGCGAGCAGGGGATCACCGTCCTGTTGATCTCTCATAATCTCGATCACGTCTTGGACGTAGCCGACCGGATAAAAGTTCTCTATCAGGGGATGGACGCTGGCGTCCTTGAGAGAGACGTCGCGACCAGAGACGAGATCGTCTCCCGGATGGTCAGTGGTCTTCCCGACCAGCAACCAGAGGACACAGTCGCATGA
- a CDS encoding cupin domain-containing protein: MRLSLDADERIDPHHHPERDSVLHALEGAIELDLDEETFDLNAGDITRFEGEREASPHAVERSVALIVLAPRADSRSRPGSVASDVLRR; encoded by the coding sequence ATCAGACTTAGCCTCGACGCGGACGAACGGATCGATCCCCATCACCACCCCGAGCGAGACAGCGTTCTCCACGCACTCGAGGGTGCGATCGAGCTCGATCTAGACGAGGAGACGTTCGATCTGAACGCCGGTGACATCACGCGATTTGAGGGCGAACGAGAGGCGTCTCCTCACGCGGTCGAGAGAAGCGTCGCACTCATCGTGCTGGCTCCACGGGCTGACTCACGCTCTCGACCGGGATCGGTAGCATCAGACGTGTTGCGAAGATAG
- a CDS encoding ArsR/SmtB family transcription factor, which translates to MSNSDVDHDLEDIAVRDTRVSTAIDEPMRAMILDILADETLTAGDVHKRLSHRGIDRTENTVRHHINELRDAGLVDVVRFEEGRGGTTKYYGANTIVLSYSLPASATPAIEEMVNAVQPEVEAILATLTDEYDDALNEITTDMQPCEHCRTQKYETYVLLTVLRQAFVQSIN; encoded by the coding sequence ATGAGCAACTCTGATGTCGACCACGATCTTGAGGATATTGCCGTTCGAGATACGCGGGTCTCTACTGCTATTGATGAACCAATGCGGGCAATGATTCTCGATATTCTCGCCGACGAGACATTGACGGCGGGAGATGTACACAAGCGCCTCTCCCACAGAGGGATCGACCGGACGGAGAATACGGTCCGTCACCACATCAACGAACTCCGGGATGCTGGTCTCGTCGATGTAGTGCGGTTCGAAGAGGGGCGTGGCGGAACGACGAAATACTACGGGGCGAACACGATTGTCCTCTCGTACTCGCTGCCAGCATCGGCTACGCCCGCAATTGAAGAGATGGTCAACGCAGTCCAGCCAGAGGTCGAAGCGATACTCGCAACGTTGACCGACGAGTACGACGACGCACTCAACGAAATCACGACAGATATGCAACCCTGTGAACATTGTCGTACCCAAAAATACGAGACGTACGTCCTGTTGACCGTTCTTCGACAAGCGTTTGTCCAATCGATCAACTAG
- a CDS encoding heavy metal translocating P-type ATPase, translating into MDTQSVKQYYRKHRKATIVAVSGLLYAGGWSLGYVSAFDTASAAILILAAVVGGYDIARTAYYEVTSRTLGIKTLVTLAAVGAIAIGSYWEAAAVVFLFALGSYLEGRTMHKTRNALEELLEMTPDTATVRRDGQLVEVSAWEVEAGETVIVKPGEKIPVDGDVVEGESAVNQAPVTGESAPVHKTDGDEVYAGTINQEGAIEITTTGAGPDTTLQRIIRRVEEAQEAQSPTESIIDRFAKYYTPGVIALSIGAYTVTQNAILSLTLLVIGCPGALVIGPPVSIVSAIGNAARSGVLMKGGEHLEQAGKIDLVAFDKTGTLTKGETRVADVEGFGVEDEAALELAAIAEKKSEHYLADAIVQAAQDRPTTATDGGVAVATEPAESSAGRPLPDPDDFDVIAGKGVTAQYDGREIVVGNRKLLDERNIEVTDEVADYVRKREERGETVVHIVHDGVVVGVIAMRDELREAAPGVIGALQNAGIETVMLTGDNERVAAAVAREAGFTALRERGGEAATQEVGIDDYRAALLPEDKQRVVEELREDGHVVAMVGDGINDAPSLATADVGIAMGAAGTDTAIETADMALMADDLERIPYAVKLSKATRRNIYENVGLAVLTVSVLLAGVLTSYVTLALGMLVHEASVLAVIANGMRLLRY; encoded by the coding sequence ATGGATACCCAATCAGTCAAACAATACTATCGCAAACACCGGAAGGCCACCATCGTCGCGGTGAGCGGCCTGCTGTATGCCGGCGGTTGGAGTCTCGGCTACGTTTCGGCCTTCGATACGGCGAGCGCCGCGATCTTGATCCTCGCGGCCGTTGTCGGCGGCTACGACATCGCCCGGACCGCCTACTACGAGGTCACGAGCCGGACGCTGGGAATTAAGACGCTCGTGACGCTGGCAGCCGTCGGCGCAATCGCGATCGGATCGTACTGGGAGGCCGCCGCGGTGGTCTTCTTGTTCGCGCTTGGATCGTATCTCGAAGGGCGGACGATGCACAAGACGCGCAACGCCCTCGAAGAACTACTCGAAATGACGCCCGATACGGCCACTGTGCGCCGCGACGGCCAACTCGTCGAAGTCTCTGCTTGGGAGGTCGAAGCGGGCGAGACTGTCATCGTCAAACCCGGCGAGAAGATTCCCGTGGACGGTGACGTGGTTGAGGGCGAAAGTGCCGTCAACCAGGCCCCAGTCACAGGCGAGAGCGCGCCCGTCCACAAGACCGACGGTGACGAGGTCTACGCCGGCACGATCAACCAGGAGGGTGCTATCGAGATTACGACAACCGGGGCGGGCCCCGACACCACGCTCCAGCGGATCATCCGCCGCGTCGAAGAGGCCCAGGAGGCCCAGTCGCCGACCGAGAGCATCATCGATCGGTTCGCAAAGTACTACACGCCGGGCGTGATTGCGCTGTCGATCGGTGCCTATACAGTAACCCAAAACGCGATCCTCTCACTGACGTTGTTGGTGATCGGCTGTCCCGGTGCCTTGGTGATCGGCCCGCCAGTTAGCATTGTCAGCGCGATCGGCAACGCTGCTCGCTCGGGCGTTCTGATGAAAGGCGGTGAGCACCTCGAACAGGCCGGCAAGATCGACCTCGTCGCCTTCGACAAGACGGGCACGCTCACGAAAGGCGAGACCCGCGTGGCGGACGTTGAGGGCTTCGGCGTCGAGGACGAGGCGGCGCTGGAACTCGCGGCGATCGCCGAGAAGAAGAGCGAACACTACCTCGCCGATGCAATCGTCCAAGCCGCACAGGACCGGCCGACAACGGCGACCGACGGCGGCGTGGCAGTTGCCACAGAGCCAGCCGAATCGTCGGCTGGGCGGCCCCTTCCCGATCCCGATGACTTCGACGTGATCGCGGGCAAGGGCGTCACTGCCCAGTACGACGGCCGGGAAATCGTCGTCGGCAATAGGAAGTTGCTCGACGAACGCAATATCGAGGTCACCGACGAAGTCGCCGACTACGTCCGCAAGCGCGAGGAGCGCGGCGAGACTGTCGTCCACATCGTCCATGACGGCGTCGTCGTCGGCGTGATCGCCATGCGTGACGAACTCCGGGAGGCCGCGCCGGGCGTGATTGGGGCCCTCCAGAATGCCGGCATCGAGACAGTGATGCTCACCGGTGACAACGAACGCGTCGCTGCTGCAGTTGCCAGGGAGGCCGGTTTCACCGCCCTCCGAGAACGTGGCGGCGAAGCCGCCACGCAGGAAGTCGGCATCGACGACTATCGGGCAGCACTCTTGCCCGAGGACAAACAGCGCGTCGTCGAGGAACTCCGTGAGGACGGTCACGTCGTCGCGATGGTCGGCGACGGCATCAACGATGCCCCCTCGCTGGCGACCGCCGACGTTGGCATCGCGATGGGTGCCGCCGGTACTGACACCGCGATCGAGACTGCCGACATGGCGCTGATGGCTGACGACCTCGAACGAATCCCGTATGCGGTGAAACTGAGCAAAGCAACCCGGCGGAACATCTACGAGAACGTCGGTCTCGCGGTGCTGACCGTGTCGGTCCTCCTGGCCGGCGTCCTCACGAGCTATGTAACTCTCGCGCTGGGCATGCTCGTCCACGAGGCCAGCGTCCTCGCCGTGATCGCCAACGGGATGCGCCTGCTGCGGTACTGA
- a CDS encoding heavy metal translocating P-type ATPase, translating into MSQRRSQINIQGMSCANCSQTIADTVTSLDGVRDANINFATDEGSVKYNPADTSLGQIYDAIEDAGYSPVTDSVTIAITDMSCANCSETVHDALKQTPGVVTADVNFATDEAQVTYNPAEASLTDFYDAIETAGYSPVRENADSEDGSGGDAREAARQEEIRRQLRLTLFGAVLSAPLLVFLVEKFLLGGSVLPKTVFGIEFGWVEFLLATPVQVLLGRPFYKNSYTALVTNGRANMDVLIALGSTTAYVYSVAVLLGAIAGGLYFDTAALILVFITLGNYLEARSKGQASEALRKLLEMEAETATVVDEDGNEEEIPLEDVAVGDRMKVRPGEQIPTDGIVVDGQSAVDESMVTGESVPVEKSEGDEVVGSTINENGVLVAEATKVGKDTALQQIVQTVKEAQSRQPDIQNLADRISAYFVPAVIGNAILWGVVWFLFPEALAGFVNSLPLWGLVAGGPVAAGGVSVFEFAIIVFASAVLIACPCALGLATPAATMVGTTLGAQNGVLFKGGDILERAKDIDTVVFDKTGTLTKGEMELTDVVVLNGDGQPVADSADTTPDGGQLTAQDRLSEDDVLRLAATAESGSEHPLARAIVDGARDRGIDVTDPDEFENVPGHGISATVGDREVLVGNRKLLRDNGIDPSPAQETMKRLESEGKTAMLVALRGSTRSENRDGGGATPRAEGELVGVVADADTIKDSATEAVSQLQERGADVMMITGDNERTARAVGKQVGIDPENVRAEVLPEDKSDTVESIQDEGRKAMMVGDGVNDAPALAVAYVGTAIGSGTDVAIEAADVTLMRDDPVDVLKAIRISDATLAKIKQNLVWALGYNTLMIPLASIGLLQPVLAAGAMAFSSVSVLSNSLLFRRYTPDHDYKLLGRLR; encoded by the coding sequence ATGAGTCAACGCCGAAGTCAAATCAACATCCAGGGGATGAGTTGCGCAAACTGTTCGCAAACCATCGCCGACACCGTCACGTCCCTCGATGGCGTCAGAGACGCGAACATCAATTTCGCGACCGACGAGGGTAGCGTCAAGTACAACCCGGCGGATACCTCACTCGGCCAAATTTACGATGCCATCGAGGACGCCGGCTACTCGCCGGTCACTGATTCGGTGACCATTGCCATTACGGACATGTCGTGTGCGAACTGCTCGGAGACAGTGCACGACGCACTCAAGCAGACACCTGGTGTTGTCACAGCGGACGTGAATTTCGCGACTGATGAGGCACAGGTCACGTACAACCCTGCGGAGGCAAGTCTCACGGACTTTTACGACGCCATCGAGACTGCAGGCTACTCGCCAGTCCGTGAGAACGCTGATTCCGAGGACGGGTCGGGAGGCGATGCCCGAGAAGCTGCCCGCCAAGAGGAGATCAGGCGACAGTTGCGGTTGACCCTGTTCGGCGCGGTGCTGTCTGCTCCGCTACTCGTCTTCCTCGTCGAGAAGTTCCTCCTGGGTGGTAGCGTCCTCCCGAAGACAGTCTTCGGCATCGAGTTCGGTTGGGTTGAGTTCCTGCTGGCGACGCCGGTCCAAGTGTTGCTCGGCCGGCCGTTCTACAAGAACTCCTACACGGCGCTCGTCACGAACGGCCGCGCCAACATGGACGTACTGATCGCGCTCGGCTCGACCACCGCATATGTCTACTCCGTCGCTGTCCTGCTGGGCGCTATCGCCGGCGGTCTGTACTTCGACACGGCCGCACTCATCCTCGTGTTCATCACACTAGGGAACTACCTCGAGGCCCGCTCGAAAGGCCAGGCCAGCGAGGCCCTGCGCAAACTCCTGGAGATGGAGGCCGAGACGGCCACCGTCGTCGACGAGGACGGGAACGAAGAGGAAATCCCGCTCGAAGACGTTGCGGTCGGCGACCGGATGAAGGTCCGCCCCGGTGAACAAATTCCCACGGATGGCATCGTCGTCGACGGGCAAAGCGCTGTCGACGAATCGATGGTTACCGGGGAGTCGGTGCCCGTCGAGAAGAGCGAAGGCGACGAGGTCGTCGGCTCCACGATAAACGAGAACGGCGTCCTCGTCGCCGAGGCGACGAAGGTCGGCAAAGACACCGCCTTACAGCAGATCGTCCAGACGGTTAAGGAAGCCCAATCCCGCCAGCCCGACATTCAAAACCTCGCAGATCGCATCTCCGCGTACTTCGTGCCAGCGGTCATCGGCAACGCCATTCTCTGGGGCGTCGTCTGGTTCCTCTTCCCCGAAGCGCTTGCGGGATTTGTCAACTCACTCCCGCTGTGGGGCCTCGTTGCAGGCGGACCCGTCGCCGCTGGTGGCGTGTCGGTATTCGAGTTCGCTATCATCGTCTTCGCCTCTGCCGTGCTCATTGCTTGCCCCTGTGCGCTGGGGCTGGCAACGCCGGCGGCGACGATGGTCGGGACGACTCTCGGTGCACAGAACGGCGTCCTGTTCAAAGGCGGTGATATCCTCGAACGGGCGAAAGACATCGACACGGTCGTCTTCGACAAGACGGGCACGCTCACGAAAGGCGAGATGGAACTGACCGATGTCGTCGTGCTCAATGGTGACGGACAACCGGTCGCTGACAGCGCGGATACGACTCCTGACGGCGGCCAGCTTACTGCACAGGACCGCCTCAGCGAGGACGACGTGCTGCGGCTTGCGGCCACCGCCGAGAGCGGGAGCGAACACCCGCTCGCCCGCGCGATTGTCGACGGCGCGAGGGACCGCGGTATCGACGTGACCGATCCCGATGAGTTCGAGAACGTCCCCGGTCACGGGATCAGCGCGACCGTGGGTGATCGCGAAGTGCTGGTCGGCAACCGGAAGTTGCTCCGTGACAACGGGATCGACCCCTCACCAGCCCAGGAGACGATGAAACGCCTCGAGAGCGAGGGGAAGACTGCGATGCTCGTTGCGCTGCGCGGCTCGACACGAAGCGAGAACCGCGACGGGGGCGGCGCCACGCCACGAGCAGAGGGCGAACTCGTGGGTGTGGTCGCCGACGCCGACACGATCAAAGACAGCGCGACCGAGGCCGTAAGCCAACTGCAGGAACGCGGCGCCGACGTGATGATGATTACCGGCGACAACGAGCGGACCGCCCGCGCGGTCGGTAAGCAGGTCGGGATCGACCCCGAGAACGTCCGCGCTGAGGTGCTCCCTGAGGACAAGTCCGACACTGTTGAGTCCATCCAGGACGAAGGGCGGAAGGCGATGATGGTGGGCGACGGTGTCAACGACGCGCCCGCGCTCGCAGTCGCGTACGTCGGTACCGCCATCGGCTCGGGGACGGACGTGGCCATCGAGGCAGCCGACGTCACCCTGATGCGGGACGACCCGGTTGACGTCCTAAAGGCGATCCGGATCTCGGATGCGACGCTCGCAAAGATCAAGCAGAACCTCGTGTGGGCGCTTGGTTACAACACGTTGATGATTCCGCTCGCTTCGATCGGCTTGCTCCAACCGGTTCTGGCGGCCGGTGCGATGGCATTTTCGAGCGTGTCGGTACTCTCGAACAGCCTGCTGTTCCGCCGGTATACCCCTGACCACGACTACAAGCTACTCGGTCGCCTCCGCTGA
- the hcp gene encoding hydroxylamine reductase, giving the protein MSMYCYQCQETISNEACTEVGVCGKDAETANLQDLLVWELKGLSYLAEEARDAGIVEEDDQVFVVESLFATITNVNFDPQWFEKQIRETLDRRRDLRDRLEAEVGPIADASLPEAATWEPADAAAIYEKASPEGIGVRSTDNEDVRSLRELLTYGIKGIAAYADHAHVLGEQKADVFNFVQRGLAATLEDKTVDELIGLVLECGEVGVEVMESLDDAHTSTYGHPEPTEVDIGTRDRPAILVSGHDLKDLEELLEQTEGEGVDVYTHGEMLPAHAYPAFEEYDHFVGNYGNAWWQQHEEFEAFNGPVLMTTNCLVPPQDSYAPRTYTTGVVRFPGLPHVEDRAEGQPKDFSALIEHAKETEPPEEIETGTVPNGFAHNAVLERAEDIIEAIEAGDIRGFVVMGGCDGRHPEREYYTEMAKSLPDDVIILTAGCAKYRYNKLGLGDIGGIPRVLDAGQCNDSYSLLKIAMELRDALDVEDVNDLPIAYDIAWYEQKAVTVLLALLSQGVEGIRLGPTLPAFLSDDVIDVLVEKFDIKPIDSVEADRAAILEELESSPLIDASAAAD; this is encoded by the coding sequence ATGAGTATGTACTGCTATCAGTGTCAGGAGACGATCAGTAACGAGGCGTGCACCGAGGTCGGTGTCTGTGGCAAGGACGCCGAGACGGCGAACTTACAGGATTTGCTCGTCTGGGAACTGAAGGGGCTTTCCTATCTCGCCGAGGAAGCCAGAGACGCTGGCATCGTCGAGGAAGATGACCAGGTGTTCGTCGTTGAGAGTCTATTCGCGACGATCACGAACGTCAATTTCGATCCCCAGTGGTTCGAAAAACAGATCCGCGAGACGTTGGACCGCCGACGAGACCTCCGCGACCGCCTCGAAGCCGAGGTCGGTCCGATTGCGGACGCTTCTCTCCCCGAGGCCGCGACCTGGGAGCCCGCGGATGCTGCAGCCATCTACGAGAAGGCCTCCCCCGAGGGGATCGGCGTCCGTTCGACCGACAACGAGGACGTTCGATCGCTCCGGGAGCTGCTGACCTACGGTATCAAAGGGATCGCGGCCTACGCCGATCACGCCCATGTTCTGGGCGAGCAGAAGGCGGACGTGTTCAATTTCGTCCAGCGGGGTCTTGCCGCCACCCTGGAGGACAAGACCGTAGACGAGTTGATCGGCCTCGTCTTAGAGTGTGGGGAGGTGGGCGTCGAAGTCATGGAGTCCTTGGACGACGCCCACACCAGCACCTACGGCCATCCCGAACCGACCGAAGTCGACATCGGGACCCGGGACCGCCCGGCTATCCTCGTCAGTGGCCACGATCTTAAGGACCTCGAGGAACTCCTCGAACAGACCGAAGGCGAGGGGGTCGACGTCTATACCCACGGCGAGATGTTGCCCGCCCACGCCTATCCTGCCTTCGAGGAGTACGACCACTTCGTCGGGAATTACGGCAACGCCTGGTGGCAACAACACGAGGAGTTCGAGGCGTTCAACGGTCCAGTCCTGATGACAACCAATTGCCTGGTCCCGCCACAGGACTCCTACGCACCCCGGACCTACACGACTGGCGTCGTCCGGTTCCCCGGCCTGCCACACGTCGAGGACCGCGCGGAGGGCCAACCCAAAGACTTCTCGGCACTCATCGAGCACGCCAAGGAGACCGAGCCGCCAGAGGAAATCGAGACCGGGACGGTTCCGAACGGGTTCGCGCACAACGCCGTCCTCGAACGGGCCGAGGACATCATCGAAGCCATCGAGGCTGGAGACATCCGCGGATTCGTCGTCATGGGCGGGTGTGACGGTCGCCACCCGGAACGGGAGTACTACACCGAGATGGCTAAATCCCTGCCCGACGACGTGATCATCCTGACCGCCGGGTGTGCGAAGTACCGCTACAACAAGCTAGGTCTGGGCGACATCGGTGGAATTCCGCGCGTACTCGATGCCGGCCAGTGCAACGATTCGTACTCGCTGCTGAAAATCGCGATGGAACTTCGGGATGCCCTAGACGTCGAGGACGTCAACGATCTCCCGATCGCCTACGACATCGCGTGGTACGAGCAAAAGGCTGTCACGGTTCTTCTCGCGCTGCTCAGCCAGGGCGTCGAGGGCATCCGGCTAGGCCCGACCCTGCCCGCGTTCCTCTCTGATGACGTCATCGACGTGCTGGTCGAGAAGTTCGACATCAAACCGATCGACTCCGTCGAGGCTGACCGCGCAGCCATCCTTGAGGAACTTGAATCCAGCCCACTGATCGACGCGTCGGCTGCCGCCGACTGA